In the genome of Arachis hypogaea cultivar Tifrunner chromosome 9, arahy.Tifrunner.gnm2.J5K5, whole genome shotgun sequence, the window ATTGTTATTATCGTTTGTATTCTTAGAATTTTATGTAATTCTCTAAGTGTGGTATGAGTATTATAGGTATTACATATACTGTAAGGGATGGGAGTATGTGAAAAGGAAGGATTGTCTATAAAATGATGTAGTTTTGTAGCAAAGGAATTTATTTGTGCCGTTTTAAAAAAATTCTCTCGTATTTTTTGTAACAGCACAATGAAAGTTATGTCAAACTTTTTCATTAAGTTCGAGGATCCATATGAATGGAGGGATTCATAGTCCAACTTTTAAAGAGGTTATAaacgtaaaaaatatttttaaattgtcaAAAACAAAAATGTTCACAGAACAAAAAATTAGAgacttatttacttttttttcaaaatcataataCACTgccatattataatattttatgtgTGATTCTTCATGCCATGGGTTTTTCTTTCTTGATAATTTTTAAGGGCaagattataaaataataatatttcagcattgttaaatatataattaaaagatgaagcTCTGAAAGCTTAGACTTTAGACAAAcatgttttttctctttttaagtgATAGATACtacaattaataatatattagttttctttataaattaaatcgagataatattttttaaaataataaatttaaaaactaattatgaCATGATTAGATGTCtcaataaacaataaattatatttaagtatttttaattattgttgataACAGTTGCCAAATTTATATCTTAGTATCCTATATTTTTCCCTCAGTAAAACTCTGTTAATTGACTTATTGCATGAAAAATTAAAACTCATATAAAtgaacacaaattaaaaaaaattgagaaaataaagaatttttaaatctcttttttatatttcattttctattttttttttcaagtttgaaGTGGAACTGTGAGAGCGTGAGAGCGAGACGCACTTGTGTGAGATTATGGAATGTGaatgatgatgaattgatgatccaTTCCAGGGCCTTGGATGTTGGAACAGGGTAACTAACAGTCAACAAACTAAAATGGCTTCATCAACTATAACCTGCAACTTCCACTATACCTACATTCCTTCAACCCTCGCAGCTTCAGCTTCATCCACAGCCACTCGTTCTTCTTTTCCCttatctgcttcttcttcttcttcttcttccctttttcaccGCTACACCCTCCACCGTGCCACCTCCACTAGAATCCTTGCCAAGTTTGATAAATTCCAAGGTGAAACTCCCCTAGACACAGACACGCCTCAGAGTCCAGAACCAGAACCTTATCTTGATCGCGATAAGGAAGAAGATGACAGGTACTTCTATTTCGACCACCTTTTAGCCTTacctttcttaattaattaatttgattaatttatatttaatattacttTCCTTTTCCAACTTATGTGTTATCGTAGCTTTTTGAAAATTGTAAGCCATGAAACATTGTATTGGATAGTgtttatatttatgttttcaatagTGCTTTATCTTCAGTTCGTTTATGTAAATGATCGTTTGTTGCTGAAAGTTTATGCTGTTAATTAAACAATTTTTTGGTGAAGTCCAAATATGAATTTATTGAGATGATGATGCGTTTATTAGCCTTGGAGTTTGGTCTAAATTGTGATAATGTGTGTCTAGAAGATGTTAACTCAATTTTTGTGTTTTCAGTTGTTTGCCTTCAGATTTGGAGGGTGCGGTGCGACAATCAAGTGAGGCAGCTGCATTGTTTGTCTCTTCAGGAGGGATGAGAGCCATAGTATGTGCCAAAATTTCATgtccttattaatttttttttatactttatgCTTTCAATTTTGTGGTACTACTTGCTGTAATCAATTGGATATTTGTCGCAGATCTTTTTTTTAAGGTGTGGTTTCATTTATAGAAGATAGAACAATGCTTCTCTGTGGATATTCTTGGGTGAATCCTGGTGTTTTGACTTTGATTAATTGTACTGAAAATTTTGTTTAAGATCAACTTCATAACTTTATTTAAcatgtttaaattaaaaaagactATGATAGTGctagttttattctttttttgaGATTGGCATTCAAATTTTTATCATTTTGTGTCTCATGTAACTGAGATTTTTTAAGCAAAGGCAGGTTAATGGGTGGCTTAGTTTGTTCTTTTGAGTTGCTTTAGCACCTCATTTTTCTTGAACTAACTATTTTTAACTTGCTCACAGGTTGAACTCTTAATCCCCCAACTGCAATTTTTAGATGATGAAGGTGCACAGGTAGAACTCTGGGAATTGTCAAGGATTTTCTTGGATACACTTATCGCAGAAACAGAATGTCAGGTTAGTGGAATTGAAATGTGTGAAGAATTTGCTAAACTTTAAATGCCATTTTCTATTCAATATCTTAGAAATACTTCTATATATGATCCATTGTTTTGTTAGGTTCATGTAAGTTAAATTGGTTTCTTTTGATGTAACCTACATTATTGACACCTGTGAGTTATGGTCAACACTAATGCTTTCTCTGCTGCTACATGTGCAAATGTATTTATGCTTTCTTTAGCATCCAACTTATACTCCTACTTAGTCCATAGTTTTATTTCTAATAAGAAGACTACTAATATGTCATTTGATTTATTTGAATTGTTCTAGACCCGTAGTTCTTGGTTATgaagagaaaaattaaataactcaTAAATATAGCCATAGCTATATTCCGTTCCACTAATTGAAGTAAACTACACGTATTAGAAAATGCAATAAAATTCATTGACATAATGATTCAATAGAGCGATAGTTGTGCTTTGACTGATTTTCTACATGACATAAGGATTCACAAAATAGATGCTGACAAATACTTAAACTTAGGCATGCTTTTATGATTATGATGATTCAAATTCAATAAGGTTTTGCAATTTGTGTTTTAATgaatggtttaattattctgtcagTCTCTATAATTTCACTGGATTTTCAATTAGGCTCCTAtaccatatcagattttgtaattaaatccCTAATGTGACAAAAACATTggaattaacaaaatattctgttaaacaaAACAAATATGCCTAACACTTGACTAAATATTCCGttttgtttaacaaaatattctattaattctaaCATTTTTGTTATGGTAGGGACTTAGTTATAAAATCTGATATGATATATGGAtctaattgaaaaggaaaaaaaaatataggaacctaattgaaaattcagtgAAACTGTAAGGACCGAcggcagagtaattaaaccttaatgaATCTATTTTATACACTGTAAACTTGTTGCTAAGTTTGTGAGTTTGATTGATAGAGAGTTAAAGCCATATTTCCAGATGCTGGCGCAGCTGCTCTTCTTAAATACCGGTGGAAGGATGCTCAGTTTAGATTTGCAAGGTAACTGCCATCACATCAATTAACGCtctatgttttatttttctttccacCCGAGCAGCATAGTTAGGTAGTGTAGTTTTTGTAAGCATTTGATTCTTTTGTATTTCACTTAAGGCTTGATGGTTGTTCAGTTACATTTCTATTTGTAGAATTTAAGTTTTTCTCTGTACTTATAGTCATGCTGCATATATCTCACATTCCGGTCTTCTGTATATCCAGCTTAAGTGACCGGAAGCCTATAGAGAGTGACGATGAGATTGTGGTTATGGTTGTTCCTGATTATCAGATGTTAGAAAGTGTGGAGAGAATCGCATCCAATCTCTCAAGTGATCCAGTACATCCCTGCACTGAATTCTCCTGTTTTATTACTGATGTCATTCTCTTGCGTTTTTGTGCACATATATGTTTCATACAAACTTCTCGCACATTGGTAGGTGAGACCCCTTATCATGTGGAATCCACGCCTGATTAGCGAGGATGTTGGTGTTGGTATCAATGTCCGGAGATTAAGGCGCTTCTTTCTAAGGTTTGGTTCTGAgctatttttgtttactttttatcTTAAACTTGTTGGGAGAAATAATATCGTGTAAATTACATGACCTCCCCTGAGTTTAGACGATATTACGACTTGTCCCTCCAACACTAACCTCCCCTCTATGGAAGTCAGTGTCGTGTTTATAAGGGAGATTAGAGtcatattttacaaaatacaagcATGTCTAGTGTGATATTAGTATACCCTAAATATTATGGAGTTAAATGAATACTTTTATAACTAGAGGATTTTCATATATAATATCACATAATCACAGGGAAACAtgtacatgtttttttttttttttaatgtttttctgGTGATAGTAATTTTTGGCAGGCCAAGCTAACATTTGTTACGAAGCTTGAAGTAAAAAATCAGAGTAGCTAGCATTATATAAATGTTATGTTTATCTTCAACCAAGTAATTTACTATATAAAAGTCTTTTTTCATGTGCTTTATTTTGAAGAATTGGCTTATTCTGACACTATCAGAAGACTAAACTCTGATCAATTTTTGCGCAGCACTTTTACAACAGTTTATCACATGCGCCCAATGCCATTCGGTGCAATCTTCAGGTGTTATCCAGGGTAAGGCTCTTCTGTTCCCTCTCATAAGAAGTATCACATTTAAAAAATTGCATATTGCTCTTACCCAAACCCAGACTACCTTAGACCACCGTAAAAGTGGATTATTTGGTCCACTTGTTTTGCTAGATGTGATTCaataatcaatatcttttttccCCCAGATGTTTCACGGTCATTTTTGTTTATTCAAATTTGGTCAAATTTCATGCTGTAGGCAATATGTTAAATTGTTTGGTTAACCACATTGATCTGCTGTTTGATTCCTGTCGTGTTTTGATCACACTCAGAATGTGGAAAGTGTTCAGTGATGACAAGGATAGGCCAGACAGATATTTGCTTGCCAAGGAATTCATCAACCGTCCTGATTATGCAGATCTTGAGGTTAGTAGCTTTAGTTCCAGATTAAATTGCCAGATCTTATGGATACAACCACTTTCCTATATAAAATAGAGGGAGATTCGGAGAAGCATAAATTATTGGAAAGAGGAAGGACAAGCAAAGGATGGTGAATAATTCatagtgaaaaaataaaataaaaacctgaACCAAAAGATGTTATGCAtgcattaaataatacaaaaccAGAAGTTTCTTAAGAGTTTTTCTGTGCAGTGATATACAAAGAATTCAATTTCAATGCAATGTGACCTGCGAGTATAAGCAGGGTTTTAGCAAAAAGTCAATCATGAATTATTACATTAGTAAAAGCATTTAACACAGGTGGTGCCCTTCTATTACAAACACACACGTGATTAGATATCAGTATAAACTTTTACATTGATTATGGATGAAATTTAATCCCATATATCAATATGATAGTCCATTGACCTTTATGTGGTCCAGATTTTATTTGGCGAGGATGAACAGAAGTCAGGACAAGGTCAAAGTTTATTTGGAAAAGCAGCAAGCATCTTTTCTTCAATTAATAGGTTCATGAAGGCGATATGATGATCTTTTAATACATTTTCTCATCATTGTTGCGTCCCGACCTTAAATTGTGGCTCATGTCAATTTGTGTGAtcacttcaaaattcatattaaaataacATTAAGCTTGTATAATATGCTACAGTGCTACATAAACAAGTATATAAATGATATGCCAttaagggggggggggggaaagtACATACATTAATAGTATGATTATATTTCAACCTTGTAATGATATTATGACTATTATCTAAAACAAAAAATGGGAAAAGATGAATTTTCAAAtgtagagagagagaagggggctTGTTTAGTTCTGAATTTCAAATGCATTTATTAATGGTAATATATACACAGTTGATCAATTTCAGTGTTTCTCTGCGACATCCTCATAGAGCTTCAAGTACAGTGTGTCCTTCACTGTAATTCCAGCCCTGCAGAGTAATTCTAGGAGTGACACCCTCAGGGACCTCAAAGCAAATTTTAACAGTCATGGCCTCTCCTGGAACCAATGAAAAATAGTTATCTGAGTAATGAACAGGGAGAATTCTTGTGTCTTCTCCCTCCTTGTGGTCCTTATTTGAAGAATGCACAGAAAACTGAAGAAAGAAAGCAACACCTATACCATTTCCCTTAATTTCAGATACCTTCAAACCATTATTTTTACCACCAATGCATCTGTGTAATCTCTTAAACCAACCCAGTTCATGTTCTGTTGAACTGTTTTCGGTGTTTGGTCCTTTAGATATGTTTTCCACATGCATTTTAAATCTATAAGTGGATCCTTTAACAAAAATCTCTGATGTTATCTTGAGTGGTATTTTCTTCTTCCTATATGGCTCCAGTAGTTTGTAGTCTCCACCAGGAAGGTGCAGCCAATATAAGTTTCTTGATAAAACTCTGTTATCCGATTTGTCGTAGAGTTTGAGCAGAAGAAAGTAGACCGGCTTTGCGTTTTCCAACTTGGGATAGTCCATCTCGAAAATAGGTGTGACTGTTTTAGGTAGCATGGTGAAGCTTTCGTGAACTTTGTAGTATGGACACATTCCATCTAGATCCCACACTGAAGCTTCAATAGCCATATTAGACAATCTCTCTGATGTAGTATTAACAGCCTgttttaagaagaaaaataaaagaaaaattaaagcaaGACCTTCCAGAAACTCTTCAGAACTGGAAAATCTTGATGATTTGCAGATATATCCTTTTAGCTTGCTCCCATTTGCTTCCTATCTCAATTTTCAATCAAGAGACAAGGGAGTATTTTGTTTTGTTAATAATGtgttattttctttctcatcttattGAAAGAACAACTTTAGTCATAGTCTCTTAGATACTTACTTCTATAAAATATGTATCTAGATTAAGCTGTACATGAATTGGCTCTGCAGCGCATCGACAGCCATAGAATCCAGCTGTTTGGTCGAGAAGATGATCATAAAATTGACCTCTCAGACCAGTCCAAGGATTTTGTGTTTTCCAAATCAACACACCTGTACACTTGCGCCACATGCGAGAAGTCCATCCCTCAAGAAGAGCTCTGTATTGTATGTAGTTTACAAGTTGAGCCTGAAAAGAtcagttagaaaaaaaaaaaaaaacacaccccGCAACTGCACAACAAAGATAATATCATGGAAAACTCAACATGAATGAGTGGCTACCAGATAAAAGTTTCTCATACCTTGAaacaaaaatcatcaagatcctTCGCTATACCATAGAGCTGAATCTGATCATGAACCATGGTTGGTTTTGAGTATGGAATGTATTTATGGTATTTCCAAATGGGATTTGGAACTTCTTCTACATAACCATTGGAAAGTTCATTAAATAATGGTATCTGCCATCCTTCTGGAGGCATTGTGGCTCTTATGGTAGCAGCAACTGGCATTCCTACGGAACCGACCTCCGGGTTGAATGCATATTTGTAGAAACTATCCTTGAAAAAATCTTCAGGGTTTTGAATTTCATATGGTCCGTCAGTAAAGTTCCCCTCCCCATCTGCAAATCCATCCCATAATGATCCTTCTATATAAATGCGAGTGCCATCAAGATACTGGCTAGGGTCCCCTGATGAATTCGTCGTGGCAGATGATGGGGTCAATTCAACTACTCCaggttttccattttcatttacaTGCTTAAAAAATGGATGAAGTTTCAGATCACTTTTCAGAGCAGCATTTATATCTTTTGGTGGAATCTGTTCATTTCCACCAACCCAAAGTGCAAGACTAGCATGATTTCTTAAAAGTTTGATTGTGTCTCTtgcacaaaacaagaaaagatcatgATCTAGCGGACCATTTGGGTTTGACACTGGAATGCCGCGCCCGTCAACATCCCCAGTAATCCAGAACTCTTGCCATACCTGCAAGAGTCAAATCATTAATATCATCAAATATAAAGCTACTACTTCCTGTATCATGACAACAATATAAGAACTTAATTACAAACAAACTATTGAGATCTCCGAAAAAACTATACCAATAAAAAAGGACACAAATAAACCAAGGAGAAAGAATGATAAAGCAACATAATGAGCAAAAACCAATCTTACCAGAATGCCATAATAGTCACAATAATGATAAAATTCTGGCCTTTCAGCCAGTCCACCACCCCAGCAACGAATCATGTTAAAATTCATATCCGCATGAAATTTGATTTCCGTCTCATACCGCTTCTTTGAAAGTCGTAGTAGCCCGTCAGACAAGATCCAGTTACCGCCTCGGATGAAAATTGGTTCTCCGTTGACCTTGAACAGCCTATGATATAATAAACATGCAACAAAACATATCATGCAAAATCTgaaaacaatttaagtttggaatTCTACTAAAAAAATGGTATGTGCTACTAAAGAAATACTGGAAATTTTACCATACCTTCCACCGGTAGCATCATCAATATGGCTTTCAATTTTGCGGAATCCGAAGAGATGGCTCCATGTATCAGACTCACCAAATCCTTCAACATCAATGCTAATAACAACGTCGTACAAATTTTGCTTTCCCATTCCATTTGGCCACCATAAATTGGGCTTGTAGAAGAAGAGCTGCCATTACAGACCATTAACACTTGAATAGAAGCAGCGAAACTTCAAGTTACCCAACTTAATTGGATCAATACTAAAAGTAGGTTAGAAATCAATCAAGGatcacatt includes:
- the LOC112710839 gene encoding uncharacterized protein: MASSTITCNFHYTYIPSTLAASASSTATRSSFPLSASSSSSSSLFHRYTLHRATSTRILAKFDKFQGETPLDTDTPQSPEPEPYLDRDKEEDDSCLPSDLEGAVRQSSEAAALFVSSGGMRAIVELLIPQLQFLDDEGAQVELWELSRIFLDTLIAETECQRVKAIFPDAGAAALLKYRWKDAQFRFASLSDRKPIESDDEIVVMVVPDYQMLESVERIASNLSSDPVRPLIMWNPRLISEDVGVGINVRRLRRFFLSTFTTVYHMRPMPFGAIFRCYPGMWKVFSDDKDRPDRYLLAKEFINRPDYADLEILFGEDEQKSGQGQSLFGKAASIFSSINRFMKAI
- the LOC112710838 gene encoding mannosylglycoprotein endo-beta-mannosidase encodes the protein MVVSHLRVRDMVNNVMKEAQGKMILDSEWVAARSTEVQFSGIQLTTTNPPSTAAPTSPPWMHALVPGTVLGTLVKNKVVPDPFYGLGNEAILDIADSGRDYYTFWFFTTFQCKLSVNQKCDLNFRGINYSADVYLNGHKMVLPKGMFRRHSLDVTGILNPDGSNLLAVLVHPPDHPGTIPPQGGQGGDHEIGKDVATQYVEGWDWIAPIRDRNTGIWDEVSISITGPVKITDPHLVSSFFDNYKRVYLHATTEVENRSSSAAECSLKIQVTTELEGSVQLVEKLQTQMLSVPPKSRVQFTFPELFFYKPNLWWPNGMGKQNLYDVVISIDVEGFGESDTWSHLFGFRKIESHIDDATGGRLFKVNGEPIFIRGGNWILSDGLLRLSKKRYETEIKFHADMNFNMIRCWGGGLAERPEFYHYCDYYGILVWQEFWITGDVDGRGIPVSNPNGPLDHDLFLFCARDTIKLLRNHASLALWVGGNEQIPPKDINAALKSDLKLHPFFKHVNENGKPGVVELTPSSATTNSSGDPSQYLDGTRIYIEGSLWDGFADGEGNFTDGPYEIQNPEDFFKDSFYKYAFNPEVGSVGMPVAATIRATMPPEGWQIPLFNELSNGYVEEVPNPIWKYHKYIPYSKPTMVHDQIQLYGIAKDLDDFCFKAQLVNYIQYRALLEGWTSRMWRKCTGVLIWKTQNPWTGLRGQFYDHLLDQTAGFYGCRCAAEPIHVQLNLDTYFIEAVNTTSERLSNMAIEASVWDLDGMCPYYKVHESFTMLPKTVTPIFEMDYPKLENAKPVYFLLLKLYDKSDNRVLSRNLYWLHLPGGDYKLLEPYRKKKIPLKITSEIFVKGSTYRFKMHVENISKGPNTENSSTEHELGWFKRLHRCIGGKNNGLKVSEIKGNGIGVAFFLQFSVHSSNKDHKEGEDTRILPVHYSDNYFSLVPGEAMTVKICFEVPEGVTPRITLQGWNYSEGHTVLEAL